One window of Mesorhizobium loti R88b genomic DNA carries:
- a CDS encoding flavin reductase: protein MLKKNDIGPQAYRDAMSHFAGHVHVVTTDGPAGKRGTTVIAACSVSDTPPTILVCLNRENPKNELFVKNGRFALNTLASHQEPLSVGFSGITNLSLEERFALGEWDVISTGAPTLKGALAVFDCELIDTKDLATHRVLFGKVTGLRMGDNLRPLIYHARGYHVLDSGVAAFTEKE from the coding sequence GTGCTGAAGAAGAACGATATTGGACCGCAGGCCTATCGCGATGCGATGAGCCATTTTGCCGGTCACGTCCACGTGGTTACAACGGATGGGCCGGCTGGCAAGCGCGGCACGACGGTGATCGCTGCCTGTTCGGTGTCGGACACACCGCCGACCATTCTGGTCTGTCTCAACCGCGAAAATCCCAAGAACGAGCTGTTCGTGAAAAACGGCCGCTTTGCCTTGAACACACTGGCCTCGCACCAGGAGCCGCTGTCGGTCGGCTTTTCTGGCATCACCAACCTGTCGCTGGAAGAGCGTTTCGCGCTCGGTGAGTGGGATGTGATTTCCACAGGTGCGCCGACGCTGAAGGGCGCGCTCGCCGTGTTCGACTGCGAATTGATCGACACCAAGGATCTGGCCACCCATCGTGTGCTTTTTGGCAAGGTGACAGGTCTGCGCATGGGCGATAATTTGCGTCCGCTGATCTACCACGCCCGCGGCTACCACGTCCTGGACAGCGGAGTGGCGGCGTTCACGGAGAAAGAATGA
- a CDS encoding branched-chain amino acid ABC transporter substrate-binding protein: MRPGTRTITALFWLFAAGGAHAETLLVGVAAPLSGPSAILGKQIELGTGLAAQANGIELKTVDDACTADGGAAAARDFAAAKVNVVVGFLCTDAIEAAMPILKDANIPVITVGVRTESLTDRRAKTGWPVYRLGPRGDDERNAVAASLTRLWQNELFAIIDDGTIYGREMAETFRAAAEQAALKPVFVDTFRPQLDNQIGLVGRLKKAGATHVFAGGDGDDIAIMGRDAAQLQAGIVFAGGENLRTPPGDVPYALGTLMIAPPEWADIADPKVLESFSAQKIAPDGYTLPAYAAIEIAKAAALSESSGKPLTEALTGQDFSTAIGPVRFDAKGDLSQSPYRVFRFDGTRFVPAESN; encoded by the coding sequence ATGCGACCCGGGACAAGAACAATAACGGCGCTGTTCTGGCTGTTTGCGGCCGGCGGGGCGCATGCCGAGACGCTGCTGGTCGGGGTCGCCGCGCCCTTGTCTGGACCTTCAGCCATCCTCGGCAAACAGATCGAGCTTGGCACCGGCCTGGCGGCGCAAGCCAACGGCATCGAACTCAAGACCGTGGACGACGCCTGCACCGCCGATGGGGGTGCTGCCGCGGCCAGGGATTTTGCCGCAGCCAAGGTCAATGTCGTGGTCGGCTTCCTCTGCACCGACGCCATCGAGGCGGCGATGCCGATCCTGAAGGACGCCAATATCCCGGTCATCACAGTCGGCGTGCGCACCGAAAGCCTGACCGACCGCCGCGCCAAGACCGGCTGGCCGGTCTATCGGCTCGGGCCGCGTGGCGACGACGAGCGCAACGCGGTGGCGGCCAGCCTCACCCGACTGTGGCAGAACGAACTGTTCGCCATCATCGACGACGGCACCATCTACGGCCGCGAGATGGCCGAGACATTTCGCGCGGCGGCCGAGCAGGCAGCGCTGAAACCCGTCTTCGTCGACACGTTCAGGCCGCAGCTCGATAACCAGATCGGCCTGGTCGGTCGGCTGAAAAAGGCCGGCGCCACACATGTCTTTGCCGGGGGCGACGGCGACGACATCGCCATTATGGGCCGCGATGCCGCGCAGCTCCAGGCCGGCATCGTCTTTGCCGGCGGCGAGAACCTGCGCACGCCGCCCGGCGACGTACCTTATGCCTTGGGCACGTTGATGATCGCACCGCCTGAATGGGCCGACATCGCCGATCCAAAAGTGCTGGAAAGCTTCTCCGCCCAGAAGATCGCGCCGGACGGTTACACGCTGCCGGCCTATGCGGCGATCGAGATTGCCAAGGCGGCGGCGCTGTCCGAGAGTTCCGGCAAGCCGTTGACCGAGGCGTTGACCGGGCAGGATTTCAGCACCGCGATCGGGCCGGTCCGCTTCGACGCCAAGGGTGACCTCAGCCAGAGCCCGTACCGTGTCTTCCGCTTCGACGGCACGCGCTTCGTGCCCGCAGAAAGCAATTGA
- a CDS encoding P1 family peptidase, which produces MFRTGPRNLITDVAGLRVGNASDARLKSGVTSVLCDQPAVAGVQILGGAPGTRETDLLEPHNSVEAVHAVVLSGGSAFGLDAASGVQAALRERGIGLEVGGFRVPIVPTAILFDLRNGGDKDWGRYPPYRDLGYEAVQDAGLDFQLGTIGAGTGALTSGLVGGLGSASTLLDSGVTIGALAAVNPTGSVTVGRTRHFWAAPFEIGDEFGGLGYPSPMPDDAKRILLKYRDKRVAAKTETGGNTTIAVIATDAVLTKAAAKRLAISAHDGFVRAIWPTHTPADGDLVFALATGTSGIELTADAAIDLYAAAGATMARAISRGVFAATPADNDLFPVWSSRR; this is translated from the coding sequence ATGTTCCGCACCGGGCCGCGCAACCTGATCACCGACGTTGCCGGCCTGCGCGTTGGCAATGCTTCCGATGCCAGGCTGAAGTCCGGCGTGACATCAGTGCTTTGCGACCAGCCGGCCGTAGCCGGGGTCCAGATCCTGGGCGGCGCGCCCGGCACCCGCGAGACCGACCTGCTCGAACCGCACAATTCCGTCGAGGCAGTGCACGCCGTCGTGCTCTCAGGCGGTTCAGCCTTCGGCCTCGATGCCGCGTCCGGGGTGCAGGCGGCGCTGCGCGAGCGCGGCATCGGGCTGGAGGTGGGCGGTTTTCGTGTGCCGATCGTGCCGACAGCAATCCTCTTCGATCTGCGCAACGGCGGCGACAAGGACTGGGGCCGCTACCCGCCCTACCGCGATCTCGGCTATGAGGCAGTGCAAGATGCCGGGCTCGATTTCCAGCTCGGCACGATCGGCGCCGGCACCGGTGCGCTGACCTCAGGGCTCGTAGGGGGTCTCGGCTCGGCCTCGACGCTGCTCGACAGTGGCGTCACCATCGGCGCGCTGGCAGCCGTCAATCCGACCGGCTCGGTGACCGTGGGGCGAACCCGCCATTTCTGGGCGGCGCCTTTCGAGATTGGTGATGAATTTGGCGGGCTCGGCTATCCCTCGCCAATGCCGGACGATGCAAAACGCATTTTGTTGAAGTATCGCGACAAGCGCGTCGCCGCGAAGACGGAGACCGGCGGCAACACAACCATCGCCGTCATCGCCACGGACGCGGTTCTTACCAAGGCCGCGGCCAAACGCCTGGCGATATCGGCGCATGACGGCTTCGTGCGAGCCATCTGGCCAACGCATACGCCGGCCGATGGCGACCTGGTGTTTGCGCTGGCGACCGGCACGAGTGGCATCGAACTGACGGCCGACGCGGCAATCGACCTCTATGCCGCAGCCGGAGCCACGATGGCGCGCGCCATCAGTCGAGGCGTGTTTGCCGCGACGCCAGCCGACAACGATCTGTTTCCGGTCTGGTCGTCGCGTCGCTAG
- a CDS encoding DUF2171 domain-containing protein has protein sequence MTDTSKIREHMEVVGADGVHVGTVDKVDGERIKLTKADSGEGAHKGHHHYIPLALVAEVDGKKVWLSANSDVAVTFEEEKSDPV, from the coding sequence ATGACCGACACCAGCAAAATTCGTGAACATATGGAAGTCGTTGGCGCCGATGGCGTGCATGTCGGCACTGTCGACAAGGTCGACGGTGAGCGCATCAAGCTGACCAAGGCCGACAGCGGCGAGGGCGCCCACAAGGGTCATCACCACTACATTCCTCTGGCTCTGGTTGCCGAGGTCGATGGCAAGAAGGTGTGGCTGTCGGCGAATTCCGATGTCGCGGTGACGTTCGAAGAAGAAAAATCCGATCCGGTCTGA